In Trichocoleus desertorum NBK24, the following are encoded in one genomic region:
- a CDS encoding alpha/beta hydrolase — translation MSAWIVVPAPTLALLRLGVATPELSPWLVGFNAIACLLAVLGMRRSWLQRLAVVLSLIGLGLSMLPLLQVPLTVQQTNAELQMNLGPSYEQISQQLDRQAAQSQNTQSRGAQNQSIERPRSQPFILQQVFTGIPASPVRYNPNINFAKPDGVQLSMDIYRPPQVGRYPALVVIYGGAWRGGSPLANAAFSRYMAARGYTVFAIDYRHAPQHPFPAQLEDVRTALAFVREHANEYEADGDRMALLGRSAGGHLAMLAAYQPDALPIRAVVSYYGPFNLTAGYADPPEPDPINVRAVLRAFLGGTPTEKPILYRKASPATYVTRPLPPTLLVHGRRDHLVEVKFAQRMYQRLRSVGSPVALLELPWAEHSFDEVFQGLGSQVTLYYVERFLAWALR, via the coding sequence TTGAGTGCTTGGATTGTAGTTCCAGCGCCAACATTGGCCTTGCTGCGCTTGGGTGTAGCTACTCCAGAACTGAGCCCTTGGTTGGTCGGGTTCAATGCGATCGCTTGTCTCCTCGCAGTTTTAGGAATGCGACGCAGTTGGCTCCAACGGTTGGCTGTAGTGTTGAGCCTGATTGGGTTAGGGCTGAGTATGCTTCCCTTGCTTCAAGTGCCTCTAACTGTGCAACAAACTAACGCTGAGTTGCAAATGAATTTAGGGCCGAGCTATGAGCAAATTAGTCAGCAGCTCGATCGCCAAGCAGCCCAAAGCCAAAATACTCAAAGCCGAGGTGCCCAAAACCAAAGTATAGAGAGACCGCGATCGCAACCTTTTATTTTGCAGCAGGTTTTTACCGGAATTCCAGCCAGTCCGGTGCGTTATAACCCCAATATCAACTTCGCCAAACCAGACGGCGTACAGCTCAGCATGGATATTTACCGACCGCCTCAGGTAGGTCGCTATCCAGCCTTAGTCGTGATTTATGGAGGAGCTTGGCGAGGGGGAAGCCCGTTGGCTAATGCTGCCTTCAGCCGTTACATGGCTGCAAGAGGTTATACGGTCTTTGCGATCGACTACCGCCATGCTCCTCAGCATCCTTTTCCAGCCCAATTAGAGGATGTCCGCACCGCCTTAGCTTTTGTGCGCGAACATGCCAATGAATATGAAGCAGACGGCGATCGCATGGCCTTGCTGGGTCGTTCAGCAGGAGGGCACTTGGCGATGCTAGCAGCCTACCAACCCGATGCTCTGCCAATTCGGGCAGTGGTCAGCTACTACGGCCCTTTCAACTTAACGGCAGGTTACGCCGATCCGCCTGAACCTGACCCGATTAACGTGCGGGCAGTTTTAAGAGCTTTCTTGGGCGGCACCCCAACCGAGAAACCCATTCTGTATCGCAAGGCTTCCCCCGCTACTTATGTCACCCGGCCTTTGCCCCCCACATTGCTCGTTCATGGTCGGCGCGATCATCTGGTGGAAGTCAAATTTGCCCAGCGCATGTACCAACGGTTGCGGTCTGTCGGTAGCCCCGTAGCCCTGCTAGAGCTTCCTTGGGCCGAGCACAGCTTTGATGAAGTCTTTCAAGGGTTAGGGAGCCAAGTGACTCTCTATTATGTCGAGCGGTTTCTGGCTTGGGCCTTACGTTAG
- a CDS encoding aldo/keto reductase, whose protein sequence is MQTRQLGSQGLAVSAIGLGCMGMSEFYGAGDEAESIATIHRALELGVTFLDTADMYGPFTNEKLVGRAIADRRDQVVLATKFGNERSEDGKFLGVNGKPEYVRQCCDASLQRLGVDYIDLYYQHRVDATVPIEETIGAMAELVQQGKVRYLGMSEAAPATIRRAQAVHPISALQTEYSLWSRDPEDEILPTVRELGIGFVAYSPLGRGFLSGQIKSLDDLAPDDYRRHSPRLQGENFNKNLHLVERVQQIAAEKQVTPCQLALAWLLAQGQDIVPIPGTKRRQYLEENAVAVEISLTTEEVARIDEVAPKGFAVGDRYADMSTVNR, encoded by the coding sequence ATGCAGACTCGACAACTGGGTAGTCAAGGCTTAGCGGTTTCTGCGATCGGCTTGGGCTGTATGGGTATGTCTGAGTTCTATGGTGCGGGGGATGAGGCGGAGTCGATCGCGACAATTCACCGGGCTTTGGAACTGGGGGTGACATTTTTAGATACAGCGGATATGTATGGGCCGTTTACCAATGAGAAGTTGGTAGGACGGGCGATCGCGGATCGTCGAGATCAGGTGGTTTTGGCGACTAAGTTTGGCAATGAACGCAGTGAGGATGGAAAATTCCTTGGTGTGAATGGCAAGCCAGAGTATGTGCGGCAATGCTGTGATGCCTCTCTGCAAAGACTCGGTGTTGATTATATCGATCTCTACTACCAGCATCGAGTAGACGCAACTGTACCGATTGAAGAAACGATTGGAGCAATGGCGGAGTTGGTGCAGCAGGGAAAGGTGCGCTATTTAGGCATGTCGGAGGCGGCACCTGCCACGATTCGGCGGGCGCAAGCGGTGCATCCGATCAGTGCGTTGCAGACGGAATATTCGCTCTGGAGTCGTGACCCAGAAGACGAGATTTTACCGACAGTCCGAGAATTAGGAATTGGTTTTGTCGCCTACAGCCCCCTCGGTCGAGGCTTTCTTTCGGGACAGATCAAGAGCTTGGATGATTTAGCTCCAGATGACTATCGACGACATTCACCTCGCCTCCAGGGAGAAAACTTTAACAAAAACCTGCACCTGGTAGAGCGAGTGCAACAGATTGCAGCGGAGAAACAAGTAACCCCGTGTCAGTTAGCTTTGGCTTGGTTGCTGGCTCAAGGTCAAGACATTGTGCCGATTCCAGGAACCAAACGGCGGCAATATTTGGAGGAAAATGCAGTGGCGGTAGAGATCTCCTTAACAACGGAAGAGGTAGCGCGGATAGATGAGGTGGCTCCGAAAGGGTTTGCCGTGGGCGATCGCTATGCTGACATGAGTACAGTTAATCGCTAA
- the mtnA gene encoding S-methyl-5-thioribose-1-phosphate isomerase produces MLSTVAQVYPVVWQEDRVLLIDQTRLPNEYAVVEISRYEDMARAIKTMIVRGAPAIGVAAAYGMYLGARAIQTSDRDQFLAQLETVAQELRETRPTAVNLFWAIARMLKTARQTIGPVEYLKETLLETAKQINADDIQTCQAIGDYGVKALPTSPEKLRILTHCNAGALATAGYGTALGVVRSAWRDGRLERVYADETRPRLQGAKLTAWECVQEGIPVTLISDGMAAHCMKQGLIHAVVVGADRIAANGDAANKIGTYSVAIAAKAHNIPFFVAAPLSTIDFSLSDGSGIPIEERDPVEIYQVGDTRICSPGVEFYNPAFDVTPAELITAIVTEFGAFAPSELKSQLHEKQAV; encoded by the coding sequence ATGTTGTCTACCGTTGCTCAGGTATATCCCGTTGTTTGGCAAGAAGACCGAGTCTTGCTAATTGACCAAACCCGTTTGCCCAACGAATATGCCGTTGTGGAAATTAGCCGCTATGAAGACATGGCAAGGGCAATTAAGACCATGATTGTGCGGGGGGCTCCGGCGATCGGGGTGGCAGCGGCCTACGGTATGTACTTAGGGGCACGAGCGATTCAGACCAGCGATCGCGATCAATTTTTGGCTCAACTAGAAACAGTGGCTCAGGAGTTGCGGGAAACTCGTCCGACTGCGGTGAATTTGTTCTGGGCGATCGCGCGGATGTTGAAGACAGCACGGCAGACGATTGGGCCTGTGGAATATCTGAAGGAAACGCTGCTAGAAACGGCGAAGCAAATCAATGCGGATGATATTCAAACCTGTCAGGCGATCGGCGATTATGGAGTGAAGGCACTACCCACCAGCCCAGAAAAGCTGCGGATTTTGACTCACTGTAATGCAGGAGCTTTGGCAACGGCAGGATATGGCACCGCGCTGGGTGTGGTGCGCTCGGCTTGGCGAGATGGACGGCTAGAGCGAGTTTATGCGGATGAAACTCGGCCTCGGTTACAAGGGGCGAAGCTAACAGCTTGGGAATGTGTCCAAGAAGGCATCCCAGTGACGCTGATTTCAGATGGGATGGCGGCGCACTGCATGAAGCAGGGTCTGATCCATGCCGTTGTGGTTGGGGCCGATCGCATTGCAGCTAATGGAGATGCGGCAAATAAGATTGGTACCTATAGTGTGGCGATCGCAGCCAAAGCCCACAATATTCCGTTCTTTGTAGCGGCTCCCCTGTCCACGATTGACTTTTCCTTGTCGGATGGTAGCGGGATTCCTATTGAGGAGCGCGATCCGGTAGAGATTTACCAAGTGGGTGACACTCGTATTTGTTCGCCAGGTGTAGAGTTCTACAATCCCGCGTTTGATGTGACACCTGCGGAGCTGATTACGGCCATCGTGACTGAGTTTGGGGCGTTTGCTCCGAGTGAGTTGAAGTCCCAGTTGCACGAGAAACAGGCAGTTTAA